One region of Hydrogenobacter sp. genomic DNA includes:
- a CDS encoding phosphoribosyltransferase family protein: MIFPDRVSAGKILGEYIKDKIDRKLNPIVLGIPRGGVIVAKEVAKVLDLPMSLLIVRKLGVPQNPELAFGAIDPDGELYIDKRTVEYFKISQEDIRKVASEELSKIRERQKLFLKGGAPDVTDREVIVVDDGIATGYTVIAGVSFVKRKGAVKVIVASPVCPADTLGKIREYADEVYCYHISEEPGFAVGMFYKDFRQVEDKEVVELLNNGVL; the protein is encoded by the coding sequence ATGATTTTTCCTGATAGAGTATCAGCGGGAAAAATACTGGGGGAGTATATAAAAGATAAGATAGACAGAAAATTAAATCCTATAGTTCTGGGTATACCGAGGGGTGGTGTAATTGTTGCGAAAGAAGTAGCGAAAGTTCTTGATCTGCCTATGAGTTTGTTGATAGTGAGAAAACTCGGCGTTCCTCAGAATCCCGAACTCGCTTTCGGAGCGATAGATCCAGACGGTGAACTATACATTGATAAAAGAACTGTGGAGTACTTTAAGATCTCACAAGAGGATATAAGGAAGGTCGCTTCTGAAGAGCTTAGCAAAATAAGAGAGAGGCAGAAGCTTTTTCTAAAAGGGGGTGCACCTGACGTAACAGACAGGGAGGTCATAGTAGTTGATGATGGCATAGCAACGGGCTATACGGTAATAGCAGGTGTTAGTTTTGTCAAAAGGAAGGGTGCTGTAAAGGTTATAGTCGCCTCTCCAGTATGTCCCGCTGACACTTTGGGGAAAATAAGGGAATATGCGGACGAAGTTTATTGCTACCACATATCTGAAGAACCAGGTTTTGCGGTGGGTATGTTTTATAAGGATTTTCGTCAGGTAGAGGATAAAGAAGTTGTGGAGCTTTTAAACAATGGAGTTCTTTGA
- a CDS encoding DUF2103 domain-containing protein codes for MSKRRKNKIKIEHSLLEGLEEHLKVISSFDSVKSIIPGRIARQNGGRGSKGLFLKYATPSGFKLLYKNGTSTQEVFVVCSDSKAFEKQFRETYGYEV; via the coding sequence ATGAGCAAACGCAGGAAAAACAAGATAAAGATTGAACACAGTCTACTTGAGGGTCTTGAGGAACATCTTAAAGTTATATCAAGTTTTGATAGCGTCAAAAGTATAATACCGGGAAGGATAGCAAGACAGAACGGAGGAAGAGGATCAAAGGGTCTATTTTTAAAGTACGCAACACCGTCAGGGTTTAAGCTCCTTTACAAAAACGGTACGTCCACACAGGAGGTTTTTGTGGTGTGTAGCGATAGTAAAGCTTTTGAAAAACAGTTTAGAGAAACTTACGGATACGAAGTATAG
- a CDS encoding type III pantothenate kinase, producing MKVLTLDVGNTSIDACLFDGKDITFLGKFSHWQVEDLKNSYDEIYIASVKPSMNRFLMETFKNACFILNEHIPLKATFDTKNVGIDRLLNLYGALNFYSEDALVVSCGTALVLDVLVRGAFEGGFITLGLLGKLKCLSEKAELIPSLDLKKVDVFVGRDTQSAILGGILREAKSFIVVLLDELKKTYFREFSLIITGGDGWLLRDMGVYDPLLIHKAILRIRKFL from the coding sequence ATGAAAGTTCTTACCCTTGATGTAGGAAATACAAGTATAGATGCTTGCCTTTTTGATGGCAAGGATATCACCTTTCTCGGTAAGTTTTCTCATTGGCAGGTAGAAGATTTGAAGAACTCTTACGATGAGATTTATATAGCATCCGTAAAACCTTCTATGAATAGGTTCCTAATGGAAACTTTCAAGAATGCTTGCTTTATACTGAACGAACACATACCTCTGAAAGCAACCTTTGACACTAAGAATGTAGGGATAGACAGACTTTTAAACCTTTACGGCGCTTTAAATTTTTACTCGGAAGATGCCCTTGTCGTAAGCTGTGGTACAGCCTTAGTACTTGACGTACTTGTTAGAGGTGCGTTTGAAGGTGGGTTTATAACTCTGGGTCTTTTGGGAAAGCTTAAATGTCTATCTGAAAAGGCTGAACTTATACCATCGTTGGATCTGAAAAAGGTAGATGTTTTCGTTGGAAGGGACACCCAAAGTGCCATTCTTGGAGGCATACTCAGAGAAGCCAAAAGCTTTATAGTTGTCCTCCTTGATGAACTCAAAAAAACATACTTTAGAGAATTTTCACTAATAATCACGGGAGGTGACGGATGGCTTCTGAGGGATATGGGTGTGTATGATCCACTTCTGATCCACAAGGCTATACTTCGTATCCGTAAGTTTCTCTAA